In Anaerobacillus isosaccharinicus, one genomic interval encodes:
- a CDS encoding tyrosine-type recombinase/integrase: protein MITLTVLTDKPQSPFYEQLLGKVDDYILHLRDKKGSFLVDKQTEKNIKYFINRVMDQPWKNHLLLGVLIYGENKADPVYIESIITTINKRFKDIFEVFSLENMDSFDVENHMYQYLKADVLKEHTDIMRSRLLTLYKPLITSTKRWILSNLDSNSQTHLEKYLFNTPSFDSREFSSFQLSNQKSKDTRKQETDALVNLLPQIRAEGNFRWNQVNRLRNAFLNAREKVTTSKIELPFEFQYDEPDRISERLYFRLWDKASFILHHKDKFGLTTLNSAEKRTGSYSKENNHYFIEFVKAEVINKNEEADGFWFTEILNEGVFGFWHQSIDDIQRKKKSELLLSWGYGEKGSDKTHCPFHSRIRGIISPNTFIKQQQRHSKGILLDIEPLYTATTFGLLALDIFTTTGARVNELLQLTNTKECIKTLRVNESLKYSFNVIPKGRDSVETFYISEQTMKLIQRVSKLLKEHYGSERIPSVFYRDSRKHMFLEPKPYFFQYNNTAFTQPTVEACLRFLMHGLRFELENGDTVVIKTHLLRHAFATEAVQRQKLPIDIVAKLLHQRDVKVTGYYSEPTPSQVAQAVSDLHDVIADYVDLDEVVLRSPEELQKELEEYKEKVGVFNNVLGGTCVSDFVCPTKMQCLGCHAKVPQPEKRHELEEIIELSKDMERRFMKMNLPVEVKKAKAMRKHARNELKEIELIDKYREEQDYEPHIQFGK from the coding sequence GTGATTACACTGACTGTATTAACAGATAAGCCACAATCGCCATTTTATGAACAATTATTAGGAAAAGTGGATGATTATATCCTTCATTTAAGGGACAAGAAAGGGAGTTTTCTTGTAGATAAACAAACAGAAAAGAATATAAAATATTTCATAAATCGTGTAATGGATCAACCTTGGAAAAACCACTTATTATTAGGCGTTCTAATATACGGAGAAAATAAAGCTGATCCTGTTTATATTGAGTCTATAATAACTACTATAAATAAAAGATTTAAAGATATATTCGAAGTTTTTTCTTTAGAAAATATGGATAGTTTTGATGTTGAGAATCATATGTACCAATATTTAAAAGCTGATGTATTAAAGGAACATACAGATATTATGAGATCGCGATTATTAACTTTATATAAACCTCTAATTACATCAACAAAAAGATGGATACTATCCAATTTGGATAGTAATTCTCAAACACATTTGGAGAAGTACTTATTCAATACTCCTTCTTTCGACTCAAGAGAGTTTTCGTCTTTTCAGCTATCAAACCAAAAAAGTAAAGATACCCGTAAACAGGAAACGGATGCTCTAGTTAATTTATTACCACAAATTCGAGCAGAAGGTAATTTTAGATGGAATCAAGTCAATAGGTTAAGAAATGCCTTCCTAAATGCTCGTGAAAAAGTAACTACTTCAAAAATAGAATTACCATTTGAGTTTCAATATGATGAACCGGATAGAATTAGCGAACGTCTATATTTTCGCCTCTGGGACAAAGCATCATTTATTCTACACCATAAAGATAAATTTGGATTGACGACATTAAATTCTGCTGAAAAAAGAACGGGTAGCTATTCAAAGGAAAATAATCATTACTTTATAGAGTTTGTAAAGGCTGAAGTGATTAATAAAAATGAAGAAGCTGATGGGTTTTGGTTTACAGAAATTTTAAATGAGGGTGTTTTTGGATTTTGGCATCAAAGTATTGATGATATTCAAAGAAAGAAAAAAAGTGAATTATTGCTCTCTTGGGGATACGGAGAAAAAGGGAGCGATAAAACTCATTGTCCATTTCATTCACGTATACGGGGAATAATATCACCGAATACATTTATCAAACAACAACAACGACATTCAAAAGGAATATTGCTAGATATAGAACCCCTTTATACTGCAACAACTTTTGGTTTGTTAGCTTTAGATATATTTACAACAACCGGTGCAAGGGTAAATGAATTGTTGCAATTAACAAATACAAAAGAATGTATTAAAACTCTGCGAGTTAATGAAAGCCTAAAATATTCATTTAATGTTATCCCAAAAGGACGAGATTCAGTTGAAACTTTTTATATAAGTGAACAGACAATGAAATTAATTCAAAGGGTTAGTAAACTTTTAAAAGAGCACTATGGTAGTGAAAGAATACCAAGTGTTTTTTATAGAGATTCAAGAAAACATATGTTTCTAGAGCCTAAACCATACTTCTTTCAATATAACAATACAGCATTTACGCAACCTACTGTTGAGGCATGTCTTAGATTTCTTATGCACGGATTAAGATTTGAATTAGAAAACGGAGATACGGTTGTAATAAAAACACATTTATTACGTCATGCTTTTGCTACTGAAGCTGTTCAACGACAAAAACTACCAATTGATATTGTAGCGAAGCTATTACACCAACGAGATGTTAAGGTAACTGGTTATTACTCGGAACCTACCCCAAGTCAAGTTGCTCAAGCTGTTAGTGATTTACATGACGTTATTGCTGATTATGTAGATTTAGATGAAGTCGTATTAAGGAGTCCTGAAGAGCTACAAAAAGAACTTGAGGAATACAAAGAAAAAGTTGGTGTATTTAATAATGTTTTGGGTGGAACTTGTGTATCAGATTTTGTATGTCCCACTAAAATGCAGTGTTTAGGATGCCATGCCAAAGTCCCGCAACCTGAAAAGAGGCACGAATTAGAAGAAATAATAGAGCTTTCCAAGGACATGGAGAGACGTTTTATGAAAATGAACTTGCCAGTAGAAGTGAAAAAGGCAAAAGCAATGAGGAAGCACGCACGAAATGAATTAAAAGAAATAGAACTCATTGATAAATATCGGGAGGAACAAGACTATGAGCCACACATTCAATTCGGCAAATGA
- a CDS encoding tyrosine-type recombinase/integrase codes for MEKKYTYFYCPKDVESRYELLVFAGNNQPFLPLTEHYHDCIGRIGKSSALSYIQCLLPFFSWLDEYCNYQGERVKWDDLPRAIRIAIEDYLMDEMACKVREKDSFRFVNRSNNSPNTVSRFLSALKSFYKSLIRLKQYPYSNPLIDSHALLNEYQSQTEGVREGKLRMPKEAGTEDASPHRRLTDSYFKLINEEWQPQIIGDIHLPYQVYQAGKKVNWSLREIIIARMLFETGARASEVIELTVGDYRSRKSFQEADTFSKGSHGKRVKFLRFSKDTVKLLMRYINSERKQHDELKRHFDTLPNEAPIFLTELGTPFSYEAWYYHWDKAMKECDIKLNPHKTRHWFITSRLREVYNTSKTEAEIKQKKNELIKYIKWKDEEMIKVYEHYFDEESHRKAHDEMLENMAEKEREYMELKNSKRKKKLNLTVIENNFDDIEIDNEIEELLDGLE; via the coding sequence ATGGAGAAGAAATATACTTATTTTTATTGTCCAAAAGATGTTGAAAGTCGTTATGAATTGCTCGTTTTCGCGGGGAACAATCAACCTTTTCTCCCATTAACAGAACATTATCATGATTGTATCGGGAGGATTGGTAAAAGTTCAGCATTATCCTATATTCAATGCCTTCTTCCCTTTTTTAGTTGGTTAGACGAATACTGTAATTATCAAGGAGAACGAGTGAAATGGGACGATTTACCGCGAGCCATACGAATTGCCATTGAGGATTATCTCATGGATGAAATGGCATGTAAGGTTCGTGAAAAGGACTCGTTTCGCTTTGTCAATCGTTCTAATAATAGCCCAAATACAGTTAGTAGGTTTCTATCAGCACTAAAATCATTCTATAAATCTCTCATTCGCTTAAAACAATATCCATACTCTAATCCACTCATAGACTCTCATGCTCTTTTAAATGAGTATCAAAGCCAAACCGAAGGTGTGCGTGAAGGAAAACTGAGAATGCCGAAAGAAGCAGGAACAGAGGATGCCTCTCCACATCGAAGATTAACAGACTCGTATTTCAAGCTAATTAATGAAGAATGGCAACCACAAATTATTGGAGATATTCACCTCCCCTACCAAGTCTATCAAGCAGGAAAAAAGGTGAACTGGTCATTAAGGGAAATTATCATTGCTCGTATGTTATTTGAAACAGGGGCGAGAGCATCCGAAGTGATTGAATTAACAGTTGGAGATTATCGTTCTCGCAAATCATTCCAAGAAGCTGATACATTCAGTAAAGGTAGTCATGGAAAAAGGGTGAAATTCCTCCGATTTAGCAAGGATACAGTAAAACTGCTCATGCGATATATCAATTCAGAACGTAAGCAACATGATGAATTAAAACGGCATTTTGATACCTTACCTAATGAAGCACCTATTTTCCTTACGGAACTTGGAACACCCTTTTCCTATGAAGCATGGTACTACCATTGGGATAAAGCGATGAAAGAATGTGATATCAAGTTAAATCCACATAAAACAAGACATTGGTTTATCACGTCAAGGTTGCGAGAAGTCTATAATACTTCCAAAACAGAAGCAGAGATCAAACAAAAGAAGAATGAACTGATTAAATACATAAAGTGGAAAGATGAAGAAATGATCAAGGTTTACGAGCATTATTTTGACGAAGAAAGCCATCGCAAAGCCCACGATGAAATGTTAGAGAATATGGCTGAAAAAGAGAGAGAATACATGGAACTAAAGAATAGCAAGCGTAAGAAGAAACTTAACTTAACAGTCATAGAAAATAACTTTGATGACATTGAGATCGATAACGAAATAGAAGAATTGCTGGATGGATTGGAGTGA
- a CDS encoding transposase, whose protein sequence is MTDKRKQYTGELKESIIKRMMPPNNESVSKISEETGVTEPTLYKWRKEARLKGQATPGNGQSSEQWSSEDKFLIVMETYSLNEIQLAEYCRKKGLFKEQVKAWREGCLNANSPKPVDQSKQLNQELKEEKSRSKILEKDLRKKEKALAEAAALLLLRKKAQAIWGDQEDE, encoded by the coding sequence ATGACAGATAAGAGGAAACAGTATACAGGTGAATTAAAAGAATCAATCATAAAAAGAATGATGCCCCCTAACAATGAGTCAGTTAGTAAGATCAGCGAAGAAACAGGAGTTACAGAGCCTACCCTATATAAATGGAGAAAAGAAGCTCGTCTAAAAGGACAGGCTACTCCAGGCAATGGACAAAGCTCAGAACAATGGAGTAGCGAAGATAAGTTTTTAATCGTAATGGAAACTTATTCATTAAATGAGATTCAATTAGCTGAGTATTGTAGAAAAAAAGGTTTATTTAAAGAGCAGGTTAAGGCTTGGCGTGAGGGGTGTCTAAATGCTAATTCTCCTAAACCAGTTGATCAATCAAAGCAGTTAAATCAAGAACTTAAAGAAGAAAAAAGTCGTTCAAAAATACTAGAAAAAGATTTAAGGAAAAAGGAGAAAGCCTTGGCAGAAGCTGCGGCATTATTACTTTTGCGAAAAAAGGCCCAAGCGATCTGGGGGGACCAAGAGGACGAATGA
- a CDS encoding IS3 family transposase, with protein MIRPSDRALAVELIQEANNNGARLALACKELNISVRTYERWVSDGGVKEDQRPIVSRPEPKNKLTTEEKQKMLEIVKQKEFVDLPPSQIVPKLADQSIYIASESSFYRVLREENMQHHRGRSKKPKRKLPESYMALAPNQVWTWDITWLKGPIKGLYFRLYLIIDIFSRKIVAWEIWESEEAIYAEELLKKAVVSEKIKGKPLVLHSDNGSPMKAATFQGLLEKLGIQSSYSRPRVSNDNPYSEAMFRTLKYRPEFPYKGFKTLEEARTWSNNFVHWYNCEHQHSGIKFVTPDQCHTGAYHEVLKNRKEVYEQAKQRNPERWTRSTRDWDPHRFVTLNPMKAELETNSKKNDIQSNVERENSQSPVNKQATLTFSR; from the coding sequence ATGATTCGCCCATCAGATCGCGCACTGGCAGTTGAACTCATCCAAGAAGCAAACAATAATGGTGCGCGATTAGCTCTTGCCTGTAAAGAACTGAATATTAGTGTTCGAACCTATGAACGCTGGGTTTCCGATGGTGGAGTAAAAGAGGATCAACGCCCAATCGTCAGCCGTCCAGAGCCTAAAAATAAATTAACAACAGAAGAAAAACAGAAAATGTTAGAGATCGTGAAACAGAAAGAATTTGTGGATTTACCACCTTCTCAAATTGTACCAAAATTAGCTGATCAAAGTATTTATATTGCCTCTGAATCTAGTTTTTATCGAGTATTACGCGAAGAAAATATGCAACATCATCGGGGCAGAAGTAAAAAACCAAAACGGAAATTGCCAGAAAGTTATATGGCATTGGCTCCAAATCAAGTCTGGACTTGGGATATCACTTGGTTAAAGGGACCGATAAAGGGTTTGTATTTTCGACTCTACTTAATTATCGACATCTTTAGTAGAAAGATAGTTGCTTGGGAGATATGGGAATCTGAAGAAGCGATTTATGCCGAAGAATTACTAAAAAAAGCAGTTGTGAGTGAGAAAATCAAAGGGAAACCGTTGGTCCTACATTCTGATAATGGGAGTCCAATGAAAGCTGCGACTTTTCAAGGTTTACTTGAAAAGCTAGGAATTCAAAGCTCTTATTCAAGGCCGCGTGTGAGCAACGATAATCCTTATTCTGAAGCGATGTTTCGTACATTGAAATACCGTCCCGAATTTCCGTATAAAGGATTTAAAACACTTGAAGAAGCTCGCACATGGTCTAACAATTTTGTTCATTGGTACAACTGTGAACACCAGCATAGTGGAATTAAATTTGTCACTCCTGACCAATGTCATACTGGTGCTTACCACGAGGTTTTGAAAAATAGAAAAGAAGTTTATGAGCAAGCAAAACAAAGAAATCCAGAAAGATGGACACGTTCTACAAGAGATTGGGATCCTCATCGATTTGTCACCTTAAATCCTATGAAGGCCGAACTAGAGACAAATTCGAAAAAGAACGATATACAATCAAATGTCGAAAGGGAAAATTCGCAAAGTCCTGTAAATAAGCAAGCCACTTTAACCTTCTCAAGATAG
- a CDS encoding response regulator transcription factor — protein sequence MKIVIVDDDVLVSASLKTIIETSDGVEVLAVANSGEDAIKLYKDHKPDILLMDIRMGKKNGLEAAEEILNSFPKAKVLFLTTFADDEYIIKALKIGAKGYILKQHYNSIIPSLNAVYSGQNVFGEEIINKLPAVMNNQVNKKNYQDYGILDKEFEIISLVSKGLSNKEIAKELYLGEGTVRNYISVILEKLELRDRTQLAIFFFNHLV from the coding sequence ATGAAGATAGTAATTGTAGACGACGATGTTCTTGTTTCAGCATCATTAAAAACAATAATAGAGACAAGTGATGGTGTTGAAGTGTTGGCAGTAGCCAACAGTGGAGAAGACGCTATCAAACTATATAAAGATCATAAACCGGACATTCTTTTGATGGATATCAGAATGGGAAAAAAGAATGGGCTAGAAGCAGCTGAAGAAATATTAAATTCATTTCCGAAAGCAAAAGTTCTGTTTTTAACCACTTTTGCAGATGATGAATACATTATTAAGGCATTAAAGATAGGGGCAAAAGGCTACATTTTAAAACAACATTACAACAGTATCATACCATCACTAAATGCAGTTTATTCTGGTCAGAATGTTTTTGGAGAAGAAATAATTAATAAGCTTCCGGCGGTGATGAATAATCAAGTAAATAAAAAAAATTATCAAGACTATGGAATTCTAGATAAGGAATTCGAAATCATTTCATTGGTTTCAAAAGGCCTATCAAATAAGGAAATCGCAAAGGAACTGTATTTAGGTGAGGGCACAGTAAGAAACTACATAAGCGTTATTTTAGAAAAACTGGAATTAAGAGATCGAACCCAACTTGCTATTTTCTTCTTCAACCACCTAGTGTAG